A window of the Bacillus sp. A301a_S52 genome harbors these coding sequences:
- the mnmG gene encoding tRNA uridine-5-carboxymethylaminomethyl(34) synthesis enzyme MnmG, with translation MSYHGGEFDVIVIGAGHAGVEAGLASARMGANTLMLTLNLDAVAYMPCNPSVGGPAKGIVVREIDALGGEMARNIDKTHIQMRMLNTGKGPAVRALRAQADKFTYQHEMKQTIENTENLLLRQGMVEQLIVEDNKIRGVVTQTGAAYYAKSVIVTTGTYLRGKVILGDLAYESGPNNMKPSVNLSYHLQELGFEMVRFKTGTPPRVNGQTIDYEKTEIQPGDDLPRAFSYETTSFITDQLPCWLTYTNETTHELINGNLNRSPMYSGMIEGTGPRYCPSIEDKIVRFNDKPRHQIFLEPEGRNTQEVYVQGLSTSLPEDVQHEILKTIPGLENVRMMRPGYAIEYDAIVPTQLWPSLETKKIEGLFTAGQINGTSGYEEAAGQGLMAGINAARKVQNKEALILDRSEAYIGVLIDDLVTKGTNEPYRLLTSRAEYRLLLRHDNADLRLTEKGHNIGLIPDERYNAFVNKKAAIAAEIKRLEKTIIKADEEAKKVVEEAGSAPMKEAVSAAMLLKRPELTYDDVKRLAPAEGEIDAEVAEQVEIQIKYEGYISKQMEQVERLRKMENKKLPEDLDYMAINGIATEARQKLAEVRPLSIAQASRVSGVNPSDVSVLLVYMEQGQLKKVTHEEPTEASG, from the coding sequence ATGAGTTATCATGGTGGAGAATTTGATGTGATTGTCATCGGAGCGGGTCATGCAGGAGTTGAAGCAGGTCTTGCATCCGCCAGAATGGGTGCCAACACATTAATGTTAACGTTAAATTTAGATGCAGTAGCATATATGCCGTGTAACCCGTCAGTTGGCGGACCGGCAAAAGGGATTGTTGTTAGAGAAATTGATGCATTGGGCGGAGAAATGGCCCGTAATATTGATAAGACGCATATTCAAATGCGTATGTTGAATACGGGGAAAGGCCCGGCTGTTCGGGCATTGCGTGCTCAAGCTGACAAGTTCACGTATCAGCATGAGATGAAGCAAACGATCGAAAACACGGAAAACCTTCTGCTCCGTCAAGGAATGGTTGAGCAGTTAATTGTAGAAGATAATAAGATTCGTGGTGTCGTGACACAAACGGGAGCGGCATACTATGCCAAATCAGTTATCGTTACAACGGGCACGTACTTGCGTGGGAAAGTGATTTTAGGTGATCTTGCTTATGAGAGTGGGCCGAATAATATGAAGCCCTCTGTAAATTTATCTTATCATCTTCAAGAGCTTGGATTTGAAATGGTCAGATTTAAAACAGGTACACCACCGCGAGTGAACGGTCAAACGATTGATTACGAGAAAACTGAAATTCAGCCTGGGGACGATCTACCAAGGGCATTTTCATATGAAACGACATCTTTTATTACAGACCAGCTCCCATGTTGGTTGACCTATACTAATGAAACAACTCACGAACTTATAAATGGTAATTTAAATAGGTCACCGATGTATTCTGGTATGATAGAAGGGACAGGGCCGCGATATTGCCCTTCGATAGAAGATAAAATTGTTCGGTTTAATGATAAACCGCGCCACCAGATCTTCCTTGAACCGGAAGGGCGCAATACACAAGAAGTCTATGTGCAAGGCCTTTCTACGAGTTTGCCAGAAGACGTTCAACACGAGATTTTAAAAACAATTCCTGGTTTGGAAAACGTTCGTATGATGCGGCCGGGCTATGCGATTGAATACGATGCTATCGTGCCGACGCAATTGTGGCCATCGCTTGAAACAAAGAAAATTGAGGGTTTATTTACCGCAGGTCAAATTAATGGGACGAGTGGCTATGAAGAAGCTGCTGGGCAAGGGCTTATGGCAGGCATTAATGCTGCAAGAAAGGTGCAAAATAAAGAAGCACTAATTCTTGATCGGTCCGAAGCGTATATTGGTGTGTTAATTGACGACCTTGTGACAAAAGGGACGAATGAACCGTATCGGTTGCTGACGTCTCGTGCAGAATACCGATTATTGCTCCGCCACGATAATGCTGATTTGCGTTTGACAGAAAAAGGGCACAACATCGGACTTATACCAGATGAGAGATATAACGCTTTTGTTAATAAAAAAGCCGCTATTGCAGCAGAAATAAAACGGTTAGAAAAAACGATTATTAAAGCAGATGAAGAAGCGAAAAAAGTCGTCGAAGAAGCAGGTTCGGCTCCAATGAAAGAAGCGGTAAGTGCTGCGATGTTGTTAAAGCGACCAGAACTAACCTATGATGATGTGAAACGGCTCGCGCCTGCAGAGGGAGAAATAGATGCAGAGGTAGCAGAGCAAGTGGAAATTCAAATTAAATATGAAGGTTATATCTCTAAGCAAATGGAGCAAGTAGAGCGTCTGAGAAAAATGGAGAATAAAAAGCTACCGGAAGATTTGGATTACATGGCGATTAACGGGATCGCGACAGAAGCAAGACAAAAACTAGCAGAAGTGCGCCCACTCTCCATTGCACAAGCCTCAAGAGTATCAGGTGTTAATCCGTCGGATGTCTCGGTATTACTTGTGTATATGGAGCAAGGACAATTAAAAAAAGTAACGCATGAGGAACCGACAGAAGCATCGGGCTAA
- the mnmE gene encoding tRNA uridine-5-carboxymethylaminomethyl(34) synthesis GTPase MnmE: protein MEMDTIAAISTPMGEGAIGIVRVSGPEAIKIVNRLYRGKKTLTEIDSHTINYGHLIDPASGDIIEEVMVSILKAPRTYTKEDMVEINCHGGLISVNKVLQLVLNEGARLAEPGEFTKRAFLNGRIDLSQAEGVMDLIRAKTDRAMNVAINQVEGKLSKRVQTLRQALLETVAHVEVNIDYPEYDAEEMTLDILQEKASYVSSEIDRLLQTAHQGKILREGLSTVIIGRPNVGKSSLLNNLVHENKAIVTDIPGTTRDVIEEYVNVRGVPLRLLDTAGIRQTEDIVERLGVERSRKVVNDAELVLLVLNYNEELTTADEELFQLSEGRDTIIIVNKTDLPEKIDMERTRSLAGSRPIVTTSLLKDEGVDELEEAIRHLFFAGDLETGDMSYVSNSRHIALLTQAKKTIEEALGAVEAGMPVDMVQIDITKAWELLGEVIGESVSESLIDQLFSQFCLGK, encoded by the coding sequence ATGGAAATGGATACAATTGCAGCTATCTCAACCCCAATGGGCGAAGGGGCGATTGGTATCGTTCGGGTGAGTGGACCAGAGGCCATCAAAATTGTAAACCGACTTTATCGAGGGAAAAAAACACTGACTGAGATAGATTCACATACGATTAACTACGGTCACCTCATCGATCCAGCAAGTGGTGATATTATAGAAGAAGTGATGGTGTCTATTTTAAAAGCACCACGTACGTATACGAAGGAAGATATGGTCGAAATTAATTGTCATGGTGGGCTTATTTCCGTTAATAAAGTCTTACAGCTTGTATTAAATGAAGGTGCTCGATTAGCCGAACCTGGTGAATTTACAAAACGTGCGTTTTTGAATGGGCGTATTGATCTTTCTCAGGCAGAAGGCGTTATGGATTTAATTCGTGCCAAGACGGATCGAGCTATGAATGTGGCGATTAATCAAGTGGAAGGGAAGTTATCTAAGCGTGTTCAAACGCTTCGTCAGGCTTTATTAGAGACTGTTGCTCATGTAGAAGTGAATATTGATTACCCTGAATATGACGCTGAGGAAATGACTTTGGACATCCTGCAAGAAAAAGCGTCTTATGTTAGCTCAGAGATCGATCGCTTGCTGCAAACGGCTCACCAAGGGAAAATCCTGAGGGAAGGGTTATCAACGGTTATTATTGGTCGCCCGAACGTTGGTAAATCATCCTTACTAAATAATCTCGTTCATGAAAATAAAGCTATTGTAACGGACATACCCGGGACGACACGAGATGTTATTGAAGAATATGTTAATGTTCGTGGTGTGCCCCTTCGTTTGTTAGATACCGCTGGCATACGTCAAACAGAAGATATTGTGGAGAGATTAGGCGTTGAACGCTCACGTAAAGTAGTAAACGATGCTGAACTCGTCTTACTTGTTCTCAATTATAATGAAGAATTAACAACGGCTGATGAAGAATTGTTCCAGCTTTCTGAAGGCCGTGATACAATAATTATTGTGAATAAGACAGATTTACCTGAGAAAATTGATATGGAAAGAACGCGATCATTGGCTGGCTCACGCCCAATCGTCACCACGTCATTATTAAAAGATGAAGGTGTAGATGAATTAGAAGAGGCGATACGACACTTATTTTTTGCTGGCGATTTAGAAACGGGAGACATGTCGTATGTGTCAAACTCCCGGCACATTGCTTTGTTAACTCAAGCGAAAAAGACCATCGAAGAAGCACTTGGGGCAGTGGAAGCTGGTATGCCGGTAGATATGGTTCAAATAGATATAACGAAAGCATGGGAATTACTTGGTGAAGTCATCGGGGAGAGTGTCAGTGAAAGTTTGATAGACCAATTATTCTCTCAATTTTGTTTAGGAAAATAG
- the rsmG gene encoding 16S rRNA (guanine(527)-N(7))-methyltransferase RsmG — MNEGQFKEALKQQGIALKEEQMMKFQRYYEILVDWNDRMNLTAITDKEEVYLKHFYDSITAAFYEDFTEPLTIVDVGAGAGFPSLPLKICFPHINVTIVDSLNKRITFLNALASELNLKGVSFYHDRAEQFGRKKDHREQYDMAISRAVARLPVLTELCLPLVKKQGQFIAMKGAGASQELEDAKKAIQTLGGDVTHTHNFQLPIEKSERSIIKIRKEKTTPKTYPRKPGTPNKQPIS; from the coding sequence ATGAATGAAGGCCAGTTTAAAGAAGCTCTGAAGCAGCAAGGGATAGCGTTAAAAGAAGAACAAATGATGAAATTCCAACGTTATTACGAGATTCTTGTTGATTGGAATGACCGTATGAACTTGACTGCCATTACAGATAAAGAAGAGGTCTATTTAAAGCATTTCTATGATTCGATCACCGCTGCGTTCTATGAGGACTTTACGGAGCCGCTGACGATAGTAGATGTAGGAGCAGGGGCGGGGTTCCCGAGTCTCCCACTGAAAATTTGCTTTCCACACATTAATGTGACGATAGTGGATTCTCTTAATAAACGTATTACCTTTTTAAATGCATTAGCATCTGAGTTAAACTTAAAAGGTGTCTCCTTTTATCATGATCGTGCAGAGCAATTTGGAAGAAAAAAAGATCATAGAGAGCAATATGATATGGCTATTTCCCGAGCGGTTGCACGATTACCTGTTTTAACAGAACTCTGCTTACCTCTGGTAAAAAAACAGGGGCAATTTATTGCCATGAAAGGGGCAGGGGCTTCTCAAGAGCTTGAAGATGCCAAAAAAGCGATACAGACCCTTGGTGGTGACGTTACACACACACACAACTTTCAGCTACCGATAGAAAAAAGTGAGCGGTCGATTATTAAGATAAGGAAAGAAAAAACGACCCCGAAAACCTATCCACGTAAACCAGGAACACCGAATAAACAACCTATAAGTTAA